The following coding sequences are from one Peromyscus eremicus chromosome X, PerEre_H2_v1, whole genome shotgun sequence window:
- the Gprasp2 gene encoding G-protein coupled receptor-associated sorting protein 2 has translation MTGAEVETGSQAKPDKKPQEEVMGGADRESEVPMVVRPKVRPQAPATSGARPKTESKSSSRARPKTEPQSGSGTRPKNGAQALPGARPRSEAQVMTGARPKTDTRAVGGARPKTEAKPIPGARPKDDAQAWAQREAMSRAGRAPLPNAVTWPLVNAESDSSSVTKSKSLSMDRELVNMNRETFPGTQGQAGIQPWFGPGEEANSGSWCYPRPRAREETSNESGFWSADETSTMSSFWTGEETSIRSWPREEANTRSRHRAKHQTNARSRPRAKQEPYIDSWSGSEDEAGNPFCFWAGENTNDLFRPRGREEANVRPKIRTKREDYFESESEDEFYKESWFLPGEEANRFRRRDKAESNNILKNRNQKDVENPDRAKQESRFEEEVIIGSWFWAEQEAGLEAGASAICESEPGAEEGAIGGSLFWTEEKPTLGAAARDEVRPESEEEAIFGSWFWDRDEACFDLNPTPVYKAKSRFRNSAEELNVASRPKTWDEVTVEFKPGICRGLGFPFRIPEGDSENTEAKAKNAELGAEGEEQESGLQPDLPEPEFPFQYDPSYRSVQEIRAHLKARESADPANWSCSCIQCELKIGSAEFEELLLLMDKIRDPFIHEISKIAMGMRTASQFTRDFIRDSGVVSLIETLMNYPSSRVRTNFLENMIHMAPPYPNLNMIETFICQVCEETLAHGVNSLEQLTGIRMLRHLTITTDYHTLIANYVSGFLNLLTTGNARTKFHVLKMLLNLSENPMVAKKLFSAKALSIFVGLFNIEETNDNIQIVIKMFQNISNIVKSGAMSLIDDDFSLEPLVSAFHEFEELAKRLQIQIDNQNDPEEGQ, from the coding sequence ATGACTGGGGCAGAggttgagactgggtctcaggCCAAACCTGATAAGAAGCCTCAGGAAGAGGTTATGGGTGGGGCTGATCGAGAAAGTGAAGTCCCTATGGTGGTCAGACCCAAAGTCAGGCCCCAGGCTCCAGCAACAAGTGGAGCAAGGCCCAAAACTGAATCGAAATCTTCATCTCGGGCAAGGCCTAAAACTGAGCCCCAGTCAGGGTCTGGAACAAGACCTAAAAATGGTGCCCAGGCACTGCCTGGAGCAAGGCCTAGATCTGAGGCCCAGGTAATGACTGGTGCCAGGCCCAAAACTGATACCAGGGCAGTAGGTGGTGCTCGCCCTAAGACTGAGGCCAAGCCAATCCCGGGAGCAAGGCCTAAGGATGATGCCCAAGCATGGGCCCAGAGAGAGGCAATGTCACGGGCTGGGAGAGCACCATTACCTAATGCTGTCACATGGCCACTGGTCAATGCTGAGTCTGACTCTTCATCAGTTACTAAATCTAAGAGTCTGTCTATGGATAGAGAACTGGTCAATATGAACAGGGAGACCTTTCCTGGGACCCAGGGTCAGGCTGGAATCCAGCCCTGGTTTGGACCAGGAGAGGAGGCTAATTCGGGTTCTTGGTGCTATCCCAGGCCCAGAGCCAGGGAGGAGACTTCTAATGAGTCTGGGTTTTGGTCAGCAGATGAAACCTCTACAATGTCTTCTTTCTGGACTGGAGAGGAGACCAGTATCAGATCATGGCCCAGGGAAGAGGCAAATACTAGGTCCAGGCACAGGGCTAAACATCAGACTAATGCCAGGTCCAGGCCCAGGGCCAAACAAGAGCCCTATATTGATTCTTGGTCTGGGTCTGAGGATGAGGCGGGGAACCCATTCTGCTTTTGGGCTGGAGAAAACACCAATGACTTGTTTAGGCCCAGAGGCAGGGAAGAGGCCAATGTGAGACCTAAGATCAGGACAAAGAGGGAGGACTATTTTGAATCCGAATCTGAAGATGAGTTCTATAAAGAGTCCTGGTTTTTGCCTGGGGAAGAAGCTAATAGATTCAGGCGCAGAGACAAGGCAGAGTCTAATAACATCTTAAAAAACAGGAACCAAAAAGATGTTGAAAACCCCGACAGGGCCAAACAAGAATCCAGGTTTGAGGAGGAAGTGATTATTGGGTCCTGGTTCTGGGCAGAACAAGAGGCTGGTTTGGAGGCTGGAGCTTCAGCAATCTGTGAATCTGAACCAGGGGCTGAAGAGGGAGCCATTGGTGGATCTTTGTTCTGGACCGAAGAAAAGCCCACTTTGGGGGCTGCGGCCAGAGACGAGGTCAGGCCTGAGTCTGAAGAAGAGGCCATATTTGGGTCCTGGTTCTGGGATAGAGATGAGGCCTGCTTTGACCTAAATCCCACTCCTGTGTACAAGGCGAAGAGCAGGTTCAGAAATTCAGCTGAGGAGCTTAATGTGGCATCTAGGCCCAAAACCTGGGATGAAGTTACTGTTGAATTCAAACCTGGTATTTGCCGTGGGCTTGGCTTCCCCTTTAGAATCCCTGAAGGGGATTCTGAAAATACTGAGGCAAAAGCCAAGAATGCAGAACTTGGTGCAGAAGGGGAAGAGCAGGAATCTGGGCTTCAGCCTGATCTGCCTGAACCCGAGTTCCCATTTCAGTATGACCCCTCTTACCGATCAGTCCAGGAAATAAGAGCACATCTTAAGGCCAGGGAAAGTGCGGACCCTGCGAATTGGTCTTGCAGCTGCATACAGTGTGAGCTTAAAATTGGCTCTGCAGAGTTTGAGGAGCTCCTTCTGCTAATGGACAAAATTCGTGATCCTTTTATCCACGAAATATCTAAAATTGCAATGGGCATGAGAACCGCTTCTCAGTTTACCCGCGATTTCATTCGAGATTCTGGTGTGGTCTCACTGATTGAAACCCTGATGAATTATCCTTCCTCCCGAGTTAGGACTAACTTTTTGGAGAATATGATCCACATGGCTCCACCTTATCCGAATCTAAACATGATTGAGACATTTATATGCCAAGTCTGTGAGGAAACCCTTGCACATGGTGTGAATTCGCTTGAGCAGCTAACTGGAATAAGGATGCTTAGACACCTCACTATAACTACTGATTATCACACACTGATTGCCAATTATGTGTCTGGGTTCCTCAACTTATTGACCACAGGCAATGCAAGAACAAAGTTTCATGTTCTGAAAATGCTGTTGAACTTGTCTGAGAATCCTATGGTGGCAAAGAAACTATTCAGTGCCAAAGCTCTGTCAATATTTGTGGGTCTCTTCAACATAGAGGAGACAAACGATAACATTCAGATTGTTATCAAAATGTTTCAGAATATCAGTAATATTGTAAAAAGTGGAGCAATGTCTTTAATCGATGACGATTTCAGTCTTGAGCCGCTTGTTTCTGCATTCCATGAGTTTGAAGAGCTGGCTAAACGGCTGCAAATCCAAATAGACAATCAAAATGATCCCGAGGAGGGACAGTGA